From Solibacillus sp. FSL W7-1464:
TGCCCGACACAATTAAAAAAGATTGTTGAACATTTGCAAAAAAGTCCGGCACTATTGCTAATCGTCTGTCAACAGCTCGATAAAATTGCTTCTTCTTCATCAATCGAAGAGGCGGTGCAAGCAAAACTGGCAAAGCATTTCTTCATTGAAAATGCGCCGAAAGGGATTACAAGCTTTACGACAAACCGTCAGGCAAATAAACTGTACTGGCTCGCGCATAAAAATCAAATGATTTCAGATATGGATTCATTTAAATTAGATGGTGAAGGCGGTCATATTGGATTCACCGTTCAGGTGGGCTTTAAACATGATTTTATTATGCAATGCTATGAAGTAGATTGCATGATGCATATGTTCAATGAAGACGAAAAGCTCGGCTATTATTTTGAGCTATATTTGGATCAGGAAAATTACCATCATCAGCTACTATATGAAACGTTGCCGGATCAGTTCATGGAGAACAAAACATTTTTAAATCAGGTTTTGGAAGAAATGAAAAAACGCAACGAAGAACAGTACGACGATTATTTACAGGATTTAATCGAAAAGTTTACAGCGAGTATATGAAAAAGAGTCAATCCCCAATAGCGGGATTGACTCTTTTGATTTATACATATAAGTAAATTGCGAAGAACATCGCCACACTGCCGCCCATAACAAATAAGTGCCAAATTGCATGGTTGTACGGAATGCGGTCATTTTTGTAAAAGTAAGTGCCGACCGTATACGAAAGCCCACCGATTAATAATGTGGCAAAGCCTGCGATGCCTATGTGTGCAAATAACGGCTTGGCAACAAAAATAATAAGCCAGCCCATCCCGATATAAACAAACAGTGACAGTAATTTAAAACGGTAAACAAAAAATTGTTTCAGCACAATACCGATTGCTGCTAAAATCCATTGAACCGCAAAGATTGTCCAACCTAATTTGCCGCCAATTGCGACTAATACGATCGGTGTATATGTTCCTGCAATCAGTAAAAATATTGAGCTGTGATCGAGCTTTTTCAGAAATGTTTTATGTTTCGGCCATGAATGATACATCGTTGAAGCAAAATACAGGCAAAACATGGAGATACCAAAAATAATATAGCTGACAAGCTCTAATGTTGTGCCTTGATGCTGGGCTTTGTTTACTAACAGCAATGTTGCGGGAATTGTCAGCAATGCGGCAACTCCGTGTGTCAGCCCATTCCAAAATTCTTCTTTTGTACTATATCCACTTTGTTCCATCATGATTTGTGTCATAAAGCCACCTCTTTCATTGTTCAATTATAAAAAAATGTATCCAGTTGTTATAGAAGAACTTGTCATACTTTACATATGATATTTATCATGGATTT
This genomic window contains:
- a CDS encoding cysteine methyltransferase, translating into MNNSQNNQTMLYLASDELMQTHLSCTKISNRNKDEFTFSIRVFCYVEKNDSYAKSVPLYLILGLNKQGVGMTLAVDLVNIPNVCPTQLKKIVEHLQKSPALLLIVCQQLDKIASSSSIEEAVQAKLAKHFFIENAPKGITSFTTNRQANKLYWLAHKNQMISDMDSFKLDGEGGHIGFTVQVGFKHDFIMQCYEVDCMMHMFNEDEKLGYYFELYLDQENYHHQLLYETLPDQFMENKTFLNQVLEEMKKRNEEQYDDYLQDLIEKFTASI
- the trhA gene encoding PAQR family membrane homeostasis protein TrhA; the protein is MTQIMMEQSGYSTKEEFWNGLTHGVAALLTIPATLLLVNKAQHQGTTLELVSYIIFGISMFCLYFASTMYHSWPKHKTFLKKLDHSSIFLLIAGTYTPIVLVAIGGKLGWTIFAVQWILAAIGIVLKQFFVYRFKLLSLFVYIGMGWLIIFVAKPLFAHIGIAGFATLLIGGLSYTVGTYFYKNDRIPYNHAIWHLFVMGGSVAMFFAIYLYV